One Panicum virgatum strain AP13 chromosome 9K, P.virgatum_v5, whole genome shotgun sequence genomic region harbors:
- the LOC120650358 gene encoding transcription factor bHLH84-like, with amino-acid sequence MESGGVIAEAGWSVVGMPSQAEESEIMEQLLGTFPSNCEEGDQELPWSIQASSAFYSHCNASSSTYSSTNSDSSGSPTFVVPSEYGGYYLSNSNKALDLNFCTAPMYLHMAQEQVAAQFVDTILNPLYGSSDSSCEDLGDSGMNLLDSIGGSVKRKHLEQGKLDAPTRSRKCARKSDSKRVKKTMPRELQDGGVAAANGHSSSCCTFENDSNAFRGPPVAANLNGKVQADRRSATESQSLYAKKRRERINERLRILQNLVPNGTKVDISTMLEEAVQYVKFLQLQIKLLSSDEMWMYAPIAYNGMNIGIDLNLSQVSALIDNF; translated from the exons ATGGAGTCTGGAGGAGTGATTGCAGAGGCAGGCTGGAGCGTGGTCGGGATGCCATCGCAAGCCGAGGAGTCGGAGATAATGGAGCAGCTACTTGGTACCTTCCCCTCCAATTGTGAGGAAGGTGACCAAGAGTTGCCATGGTCTATTCAAGCTTCCAGTGCATTCTACTCCCATTGCAATGCTAGTTCTAGTACATATAGCTCCACTAATAGCGATAGTTCTGGTAGTCCCACTTTTGTTGTGCCATCTGAGTATGGCGGCTATTACTTGAGCAACTCAAATAAGGCCCTAGATCTCAACTTCTGCACTGCACCAATGTACCTGCACATGGCCCAGGAACAAGTTGCAGCTCAGTTTGTGGATACTATTCTTAACCCTCTTTACGGGAGTAGTGATTCAAGCTGTGAGGATCTCGGGGATTCTGGCATGAATCTACTTGATTCCATTGGTGGTTCTGTCAAGAGAAAGCATCTGGAACAAGGCAAACTGGATGCCCCAACAAGA AGTCGGAAATGCGCAAGGAAGTCTGACTCGAAGAGGGTGAAGAAGACCATGCCACGGGAACTCCAGGATGGAGGCGTTGCTGCTGCGAATGGGCATAGCTCGAGTTGCTGCACATTCGAGAATGACTCGAATGCTTTTCGAGGACCTCCTGTTGCTGCTAATCTGAATGGCAAGGTTCAAGCTGACCGCCGGTCAGCAACTGAGTCCCAAAGCCTCTATGCTAAG aaaagaagagagaggatCAACGAGAGGCTGAGGATATTGCAGAACCTTGTACCAAATGGAACCAAG GTAGATATCAGCACTATGCTTGAAGAGGCTGTGCAGTATGTGAAGTTCCTGCAGCTTCAAATTAAG CTACTGAGCTCTGATGAAATGTGGATGTATGCTCCGATTGCATACAATGGGATGAACATTGGAATCGATCTGAACCTCTCTCAGGTCTCAGCACTGATAGACAACTTCTAA